The following are encoded together in the Calditrichota bacterium genome:
- a CDS encoding threonylcarbamoyl-AMP synthase, with translation MSRKPSGEKKIVVHADLRLALEALRSGELIIAPTETVYGLMGRAFDDDVLKRLDLVKGGRSAPYAAAFAGLSQVEEVLGPLDLRRRRFAVSLLPGPITLILPAANNLLAIYAGSSGGIGVRIPAHPVPVTLARDLEAPIWATSANRTGRPEPSSFAAIDSRLLNDVRIVLDGGTTTYHRASTVIDTISTPYSVVRPGPCPERVEKALLEAASPINILLLCSGNICRSPIAEVLLRHILDKRNLIGFEVSSAGLDAMPEDGATPEMAAVASSWGLALSHHRARRATIELLESMDLILAATPRHRERIIMFSSKIGERVRLMGESIGIEVIPDPYQSGSETYLECAMLLREAMTGWADRLAGASYSISAAR, from the coding sequence GTGAGCCGCAAGCCTTCCGGCGAAAAGAAGATCGTCGTTCATGCGGACTTGAGGCTGGCGCTGGAGGCGCTTCGATCCGGCGAATTGATCATCGCTCCGACCGAGACCGTTTACGGTCTTATGGGACGAGCGTTTGATGACGACGTGCTAAAGCGGCTCGACCTTGTCAAAGGCGGACGAAGTGCGCCCTATGCAGCCGCATTTGCGGGACTTTCACAAGTTGAGGAGGTGTTAGGTCCGCTTGATCTCCGTCGTCGGCGGTTTGCCGTATCGCTTCTTCCCGGTCCTATCACCTTAATACTTCCAGCCGCCAACAATTTGCTTGCGATATACGCCGGATCTTCAGGCGGTATAGGGGTGAGGATACCGGCGCACCCGGTTCCTGTCACGCTTGCCCGTGACCTCGAGGCGCCTATTTGGGCTACGAGTGCCAACCGAACCGGGCGCCCTGAACCAAGCTCATTTGCGGCAATAGATTCGAGATTGTTGAATGATGTTCGGATTGTTCTGGACGGCGGCACGACGACCTATCATCGCGCTTCGACAGTCATCGACACGATCTCGACACCTTACAGCGTCGTTCGTCCCGGACCCTGCCCGGAGCGGGTTGAAAAAGCCCTTCTTGAAGCCGCCTCTCCGATCAATATCCTCCTCCTCTGCAGCGGCAATATATGCCGCTCTCCTATTGCTGAAGTGCTGTTAAGACACATACTTGATAAACGAAATCTGATAGGCTTCGAGGTCTCATCGGCCGGTCTCGATGCGATGCCGGAAGATGGCGCAACCCCTGAAATGGCTGCCGTTGCTTCCTCCTGGGGGCTTGCGCTAAGCCATCACCGGGCAAGGCGTGCGACCATAGAATTGCTTGAGAGCATGGATCTGATCCTCGCGGCTACACCACGTCATCGAGAGCGGATCATAATGTTTTCAAGTAAGATCGGCGAGCGGGTTCGGCTGATGGGCGAGTCGATCGGCATTGAGGTAATCCCCGACCCCTACCAATCCGGATCCGAGACCTACCTCGAATGTGCAATGCTTTTACGAGAGGCTATGACGGGGTGGGCCGATCGATTGGCAGGCGCATCATATAGTATATCAGCCGCGAGATGA
- a CDS encoding sigma-54-dependent Fis family transcriptional regulator produces the protein MVSQSPLIEELKRLIRQVAPSDISVLITGESGTGKELVARALHHLSRRAKGPLITLNCGAIPEGIFESEIFGHEKGSFTSAEQRRRGYFEMADGGTLFLDEIGEMPFAVQVKLLRVLETGTFLRVGGSEEIRVNVRIVTATNRDLSVEVSRRRFRQDLYYRLKAVQLHLPPLRERSEDIPLLTELFIHEFAERNRIRQVQLTPAAVEVLKRQYWRGNVRELKNFVESLVALTTTRNIDDEQILERLSVGSDARNLPVLVSRPTEETERELLYRTLLELRAEMAAIKSLLTAQMEHRNGEVRYPLDSFEDVELQPLDDLERDQIQRTLDRFKGSRRRAALALGIGERTLYRKIKRYGLE, from the coding sequence CTGGTCAGCCAGTCGCCACTCATTGAAGAACTGAAACGACTAATACGACAGGTGGCGCCAAGCGACATCTCAGTCCTTATTACCGGCGAGAGCGGAACCGGCAAGGAACTTGTTGCCCGCGCGCTTCATCACTTGAGCCGCCGTGCCAAGGGTCCGTTGATCACCCTGAACTGCGGTGCAATTCCCGAAGGCATCTTTGAAAGCGAGATATTCGGTCACGAGAAAGGCTCGTTCACTTCTGCAGAACAACGTCGCCGCGGATACTTTGAGATGGCTGACGGGGGGACGCTCTTCCTCGACGAAATAGGGGAGATGCCGTTTGCGGTACAAGTGAAATTGCTGCGCGTTCTCGAAACCGGGACCTTTCTGCGCGTCGGAGGCAGCGAGGAGATCCGCGTTAATGTCCGCATTGTAACTGCGACCAATCGCGATCTCAGTGTGGAAGTGAGCCGCCGGCGCTTTCGTCAGGACCTTTACTACCGCCTTAAGGCCGTCCAACTCCATCTTCCACCGCTCCGGGAGCGCAGTGAAGACATTCCGCTACTTACAGAACTCTTCATACACGAATTCGCGGAGCGAAACCGGATCCGACAAGTGCAACTGACACCGGCCGCCGTTGAAGTGCTTAAGCGTCAATACTGGCGCGGCAATGTCCGCGAACTGAAGAACTTCGTCGAGAGTCTCGTTGCACTGACGACAACCCGGAACATCGACGATGAGCAGATTCTGGAACGGCTCTCCGTTGGATCAGATGCCAGGAATCTTCCGGTTCTGGTGTCGCGTCCAACCGAGGAGACGGAACGGGAACTTCTCTATCGCACACTTCTTGAACTGCGTGCCGAAATGGCCGCCATCAAGAGCCTGCTGACTGCCCAGATGGAGCACCGAAACGGTGAAGTGCGCTATCCGTTGGACTCATTCGAAGATGTAGAACTGCAGCCCCTCGACGACCTTGAGCGAGATCAAATTCAACGCACCCTCGACCGGTTCAAAGGCAGCCGTCGCCGCGCCGCATTAGCACTCGGCATCGGAGAGCGCACGCTTTATCGAAAGATCAAACGATACGGCCTCGAGTGA
- a CDS encoding NAD-dependent epimerase/dehydratase family protein, which yields MNRVLITGGAGFIGSHVADRFIKDGAEVTIVDNLSTGDRRNLPKDARFVEADIRDMKVEELFANERFDIMIHHAAQIDVRVSVRDPLSDLLVNIAGSVGLMEHCQRSGVRQIIFASTGGAIYGEQDYFPADEKHPARPISPYGVAKLAVERYLYYYHIQYGINVVCLRYANVYGPRQNPHGEAGVVAIFSERMLKGVATYINGDGLQTRDYVFVGDVAEANIRAARLDGFHIFNIGTAIETDVVALYEHLNQLTGGKTIRQHRPPAEGEQRRSVIDYSLAYKTLGWAPAVTLSDGLARTVDFFRVREANIL from the coding sequence TTGAATCGCGTACTGATCACCGGCGGAGCCGGATTCATCGGTTCTCATGTCGCTGACAGGTTCATCAAGGACGGCGCTGAGGTTACGATCGTCGACAATCTCTCGACCGGCGACCGACGAAACCTTCCCAAGGACGCTCGGTTCGTCGAAGCCGACATCCGCGATATGAAGGTCGAGGAGCTCTTTGCTAACGAGAGATTTGACATTATGATCCATCATGCCGCCCAGATCGACGTTCGAGTCTCGGTGCGCGATCCGCTAAGTGACCTGTTGGTCAACATTGCCGGATCGGTTGGGTTGATGGAGCATTGCCAAAGGTCTGGGGTTCGCCAGATCATTTTTGCTTCCACGGGTGGAGCGATCTACGGCGAGCAGGATTACTTCCCGGCGGACGAAAAGCACCCTGCACGACCAATCTCACCCTATGGCGTCGCAAAACTCGCAGTCGAACGCTATCTCTATTACTACCACATTCAATATGGTATCAACGTCGTTTGTCTCCGCTATGCCAACGTCTATGGCCCTCGGCAGAATCCACACGGCGAAGCCGGCGTGGTGGCGATCTTCTCAGAACGGATGCTGAAGGGCGTTGCCACCTACATCAATGGCGACGGTCTTCAGACGCGCGATTATGTCTTTGTCGGCGATGTCGCTGAAGCCAACATCCGGGCGGCTCGACTTGATGGTTTTCATATCTTCAATATCGGAACCGCTATCGAAACCGATGTTGTCGCACTTTACGAGCACTTGAACCAACTGACCGGTGGCAAGACAATCCGTCAACATCGCCCCCCCGCCGAAGGCGAACAACGTCGCAGCGTTATCGATTACAGCCTGGCATACAAGACCTTGGGATGGGCTCCAGCAGTGACTTTGTCAGACGGTCTGGCAAGGACAGTGGACTTCTTTAGAGTTCGAGAGGCTAATATCCTTTGA